From the genome of Zonotrichia leucophrys gambelii isolate GWCS_2022_RI chromosome 24, RI_Zleu_2.0, whole genome shotgun sequence, one region includes:
- the MPZL2 gene encoding myelin protein zero-like protein 2: MRAWLRAALVLGAQLRALWLAAAVEVHTAKEVVAVNGTNQRLKCTFSSSSPVSQQLSVSWNFQPEDLSAHEPVFYYLKEPYQPPSGRFKDRVTWDGNIERHDVSIMVWNLKPSDNGTFTCQVTNWPDVYGTIGEVRLRVVQKVSFSEIHFLAVAIGSASGLMIIVVTAVIICRQHRRKARDRRTEAAEAADSERKEKESLKMGEKKESIPLED; the protein is encoded by the exons ATGCGCGCCTGGCTGCGCGCTGCGCTCGTCCTTGGGGCGCAGCTCCGAG CGCTGTGGCTGGCGGCAGCAGTGGAAGTTCACACTGCCAAGGAGGTGGTGGCCGTGAACGGCACCAACCAGCGGCTGAAATGcaccttctccagcagcagccccgtgAGCCAGCAGCTGTCCGTGAGCTGGAACTTCCAGCCCGAGGACCTGAGCGCCCACGAGCCG GTATTTTACTACCTGAAGGAGCCCTACCAGCCCCCCTCGGGAAGGTTTAAGGACCGAGTCACCTGGGATGGGAACATCGAGCGCCACGACGTTTCCATCATGGTCTGGAACCTGAAGCCCAGTGACAACGGGACCTTCACCTGCCAGGTGACAAACTGGCCAGACGTCTATGGCACCATCGGGGAGGTGCGGCTCCGGGTTGTGCAGAAAG TGAGCTTCTCAGAAATCCATTTCCTGGCCGTGGCCATCGGCTCTGCCTCTGGGCTGATGATCATCGTGGTGACAGCCGTGATCATCTGCCGGCAGCACCGCAGGAAGGCGCGAGACAGGAGAACCGAGGCGGCGGAGGCGGCAGACAGCGAGCG
- the LOC135457453 gene encoding T-cell surface glycoprotein CD3 epsilon chain: MRLEQCLPLLGLLLCAVGTTAQLDEELEEEFLVEISGTTVTVTCPVDEDEDIQWELSGKTQDTKSRKFTIKDHDSSPANLSCSFGNTKHQLYLNAKVCATCEELDALIVAGIITADLLITLGVLILVYYFSKGRKGRASSAGDSRPRGPKMQRPPPVPNPDYEPIRKGQREVYAGLAPRAI, encoded by the exons ATGAGGTTggagcagtgcctgcccctcctggggctcctgctgTGTGCAG TTGgcaccacagctcagctgg atgAAGAACTGGAGG AGGAATTCCTGGTGGAGATTTCTGGCACCACGGTGACCGTCACATGTCCCGTGGATGAAGACGAGGACATCCAGTGGGAGCTGTCTGGGAAAACCCAGGACACCAAGAGCAGGAAGTTCACTATAAAGGACCACGACAGCTCCCCTGCcaacctcagctgctcctttggTAACACAAAGCATCAGCTGTACCTGAATGCCAAAG TTTGTGCCACCTGCGAGGAGCTGGACGCCCTGATCGTGGCAGGGATCATCACTGCAGACCTCCTCATCACCCTGGGCGTGCTCATCCTGGTCTATTACTTCAGCAAAGGCAGGAAGGGAcgagccagctctgctggggacagccgGCCACGAG GTCCGAAGATGCAGCGgcctccccctgtccccaacccGGACTATGAG